In a single window of the Canis lupus dingo isolate Sandy chromosome 18, ASM325472v2, whole genome shotgun sequence genome:
- the CCDC71L gene encoding coiled-coil domain-containing protein 71L, with protein MRRSVKRRRRRPPAAPAPAARGGGLRAGGGAGPEAREEKVVYSRSQLSLADSTETLGDAFKLLVPRSTEFMSSDAELWSFLCSLKHQFSPHILRSKDVYGYASCRALVPDPPPPPAARRHSRGPAARRRRRGARPAAARRRKPPPPPPPPPPPRRPAAPAAPGPCFGGRSLEEIWRAATPTLTTFPTIRVGGDVWGERSLAAARRRARQVLRVNLEPVVRLRRFPVPRA; from the exons ATGCGGCGCAGCGTCAAGAGGCGGCGGCGCcggcccccggccgccccggccccggccgcccggGGCGGCGGCCTTCGGGCCGGAGGAGGGGCCGGGCCCGAGGCGCGGGAGGAGAAGGTGGTGTACTCGCGGTCGCAACTGTCGCTGGCCGACAGCACCGAGACGCTGGGCGACGCCTTCAAGCTGCTGGTGCCCCGCAGCACGGAGTTCATGAGCTCGGACGCGGAGCTCTGGAGCTTCCTCTGCAGCCTCAAGCACCAGTTCTCGCCGCACATCCTGCGCAGCAAGGACGTCTACGGCTACGCCTCCTGCCGGGCCCTGGTGCCCgacccgccgccgccccccgccgcccgccgccacTCGCGCGGCCCGGCCGCCAGGAGGAGGCGCCGCGGAGCCCGGCCGGCCGCCGCCCGCCGGAGGaagccgcccccgccgccgcc cccgccgccgccgccccgccgccccgccgcccccgccgcccccgggccctGCTTCGGCGGCCGCAGCCTGGAGGAGATCTGGAGGGCGGCCACCCCGACGCTGACCACCTTCCCCACCATCCGCGTCGGCGGCGACGTGTGGGGCGAGCGCAGCCTGGCGGCGGCGCGGCGCCGAGCGCGCCAGGTGCTGCGAGTGAACCTGGAACCCGTGGTGAGGCTCCGCCGCTTCCCGGTGCCCCGGGCGTGa